One region of Chlorobiota bacterium genomic DNA includes:
- the tsaB gene encoding tRNA (adenosine(37)-N6)-threonylcarbamoyltransferase complex dimerization subunit type 1 TsaB yields MLVAIETTGETCGIALFQQEQLLAEFHVALPRIHDRALATLFQQSLDSVGMQAGDVSAIAVSIGPGSYTGIRIGVSFAIGLAIGTGAPIIPVPTLDAIAFSLRGLAKATRRSRVLAVIPAGRLGLYASLFQVLPEFLRLTDAGAIPPEQAPLLLDENVIAAGPGIAQLQSHNSDRLAEGTIQLTARAVGQHGIFLQRLGITCSPKELEPLYIG; encoded by the coding sequence ATGCTTGTTGCAATCGAAACAACGGGAGAGACCTGCGGAATTGCCCTGTTCCAGCAGGAGCAATTGCTGGCCGAATTTCACGTTGCGCTTCCGCGAATCCACGACCGTGCGCTTGCCACGCTGTTCCAGCAATCGTTGGATAGCGTCGGGATGCAGGCCGGTGATGTTAGCGCGATCGCTGTTTCCATCGGCCCGGGTTCCTACACCGGCATTCGCATCGGCGTTAGCTTTGCCATTGGGCTTGCGATTGGGACCGGTGCGCCAATCATTCCGGTCCCCACGCTTGATGCCATTGCCTTCTCGCTTCGTGGGCTTGCCAAAGCTACCCGGCGCAGCCGCGTTCTTGCGGTGATCCCTGCCGGGCGGCTGGGGCTGTACGCCTCGCTGTTCCAAGTCCTTCCGGAATTTTTACGCCTAACCGATGCCGGGGCAATCCCGCCGGAGCAAGCCCCGTTGCTGCTTGATGAAAACGTGATTGCTGCCGGCCCAGGCATTGCGCAGCTGCAATCCCACAATTCCGACCGCCTTGCCGAAGGCACAATCCAGCTTACCGCACGTGCTGTTGGCCAGCATGGTATCTTCCTGCAACGCCTGGGGATAACCTGTAGCCCAAAGGAACTAGAGCCGTTGTATATTGGGTAA
- the tsaE gene encoding tRNA (adenosine(37)-N6)-threonylcarbamoyltransferase complex ATPase subunit type 1 TsaE: protein MDVEIFLSTSPEQTQEFGENFALRLKPGDVVAFYGELGAGKTEFIKGICAGFRVEEIVSSPTFTVVNQYEGVSRKEKPVTIFHVDLYRINSVAELREVGFEELIEDQQGVKLVEWAEYAVALLPPNRYDIHFYSDDDADSNARRIEVMQVVSPQSAHAVP from the coding sequence ATGGACGTAGAGATTTTTTTAAGCACCAGCCCAGAGCAAACACAGGAGTTCGGGGAGAACTTCGCGCTGCGGCTGAAGCCCGGGGATGTGGTCGCTTTCTACGGCGAACTTGGGGCAGGGAAGACGGAGTTTATCAAAGGAATTTGCGCCGGTTTCCGGGTGGAGGAGATCGTCTCTAGCCCCACCTTCACCGTCGTCAACCAGTATGAAGGGGTTAGCCGGAAGGAGAAGCCGGTCACCATCTTCCATGTGGACCTGTACCGCATCAACTCCGTTGCGGAGCTTCGCGAGGTTGGGTTCGAGGAACTGATCGAAGACCAGCAAGGGGTGAAACTGGTGGAGTGGGCCGAGTACGCCGTGGCCCTGCTTCCGCCAAATCGCTACGATATCCATTTCTACAGCGATGATGATGCCGACAGCAACGCCCGCCGCATCGAGGTGATGCAGGTGGTCTCGCCGCAATCGGCCCATGCTGTGCCGTAG
- a CDS encoding bifunctional response regulator/alkaline phosphatase family protein encodes MPTSRRILWVDDEIDLLRPHIKLLQAKGYQVDTVTNGEDAVELVRQQSFDLVFLDESMVGMGGLETLAELKDLRAAMPVVMVTKNEAESVMEEAIGRRISDYLTKPVNPTQILLACKKHLEGEKLEADYAQRDYIREFNQTAIQLMNPLDWEEWAQLYVKMTNWELEFDRHRDIGLEQTLADQKRDANAEFGKFVEKNYKQWLNPDNPDRPHLSPDVINNYVLPLVKKDSGPVFLFVIDCMRLDQWLVMEELLTRYYSIQKNYYFSILPTATTYCRNAIFAGLYPSEIEQHYPDLWQGGNDDDHSQNKYEKELLDKLLQRKRISLRSGVRYVKIIDTDFGKKIESEIASYAQSQLSAVVVNAVDMMAHSRSDYPILKEIAPHESAYRSLTRSWFEHSSFFGMLRTLSAIPNVQIVVTTDHGSIRCMRGAKALGDRETSTNLRYKYGRNVKVDDKFAVHVRKPEEFKLPKRGMLTEYVIAKEDYYFVYPTEYHYYLNHYRDSFQHGGISLEEMILPVATLTPR; translated from the coding sequence ATGCCAACATCACGGCGCATTCTTTGGGTGGATGATGAAATTGACCTCCTTCGCCCCCACATCAAACTGCTGCAAGCAAAAGGGTACCAGGTTGACACCGTAACCAACGGCGAAGACGCTGTTGAGCTGGTTCGCCAGCAATCGTTCGATCTTGTTTTTCTTGATGAGTCCATGGTTGGCATGGGGGGCTTGGAAACCCTTGCCGAACTGAAGGACCTTCGCGCCGCCATGCCGGTGGTGATGGTGACAAAAAACGAAGCGGAATCGGTGATGGAAGAAGCCATTGGCCGCCGCATCAGCGATTACCTAACCAAGCCGGTGAATCCAACCCAAATCCTTCTTGCCTGCAAAAAACATCTGGAAGGGGAGAAGTTGGAGGCCGACTACGCCCAGCGCGATTACATCCGCGAGTTCAACCAAACGGCCATTCAGCTGATGAACCCGTTGGATTGGGAGGAGTGGGCCCAGCTGTACGTGAAGATGACCAACTGGGAGCTGGAGTTCGACCGCCACCGCGACATCGGCCTTGAGCAAACCCTTGCCGACCAAAAACGGGATGCCAACGCCGAGTTCGGGAAGTTTGTGGAGAAAAACTACAAGCAGTGGCTGAACCCCGACAACCCCGACCGCCCGCACCTTAGCCCCGACGTTATCAACAACTACGTCCTGCCGCTGGTGAAGAAGGACTCCGGCCCGGTCTTCCTGTTCGTGATTGATTGCATGAGGTTGGACCAGTGGTTAGTGATGGAGGAGTTGCTGACGCGCTACTACTCCATCCAAAAAAACTATTACTTCAGCATCCTTCCCACCGCCACCACCTATTGCCGCAACGCAATCTTTGCCGGGCTGTACCCCAGCGAGATCGAGCAGCACTACCCCGACCTGTGGCAAGGGGGGAACGACGACGACCACTCCCAAAACAAGTACGAAAAAGAACTGCTGGATAAGCTGCTGCAACGGAAGCGGATCAGCCTTCGCAGCGGGGTTCGTTACGTGAAGATTATTGATACCGATTTCGGCAAGAAGATCGAATCGGAGATTGCCAGCTACGCGCAGTCGCAGCTGTCGGCAGTGGTGGTGAATGCCGTGGATATGATGGCCCACAGCCGCAGCGATTATCCAATCCTGAAGGAGATTGCCCCGCACGAATCGGCCTACCGCTCCCTTACCCGCAGCTGGTTCGAGCATTCCTCCTTCTTCGGAATGCTGCGTACGCTTTCGGCAATCCCCAACGTGCAGATTGTGGTGACAACCGACCACGGCTCCATCCGCTGCATGAGGGGGGCCAAAGCCCTCGGGGATCGCGAGACCTCCACCAACCTGCGGTACAAGTATGGCCGCAACGTGAAGGTGGATGATAAGTTTGCCGTCCACGTCCGCAAGCCGGAAGAATTTAAGCTGCCAAAACGGGGGATGCTGACCGAGTATGTGATCGCCAAAGAAGATTACTACTTCGTCTATCCAACCGAGTATCACTATTACTTGAACCATTACCGTGACAGCTTCCAACACGGGGGGATCTCACTTGAGGAGATGATCCTTCCGGTTGCCACGCTGACACCACGGTAA
- a CDS encoding T9SS type A sorting domain-containing protein, with amino-acid sequence MKRSILLAVVAGLALLVGGELHAANKPATTHATAGEIAQQIEPKKEISATVGRSSENELVTLFATFPEDQPRIRVAFYNIIGKLIETNGTTSVTKGEYTFTFRTTGLPNGPYLVVLEAGDQRITKKVLIAR; translated from the coding sequence TTGAAACGCTCTATTCTCCTTGCCGTTGTTGCCGGCCTGGCACTGTTGGTTGGTGGCGAACTGCACGCCGCGAACAAACCGGCCACCACCCATGCAACCGCCGGCGAGATTGCCCAGCAGATTGAACCGAAGAAGGAAATTTCCGCGACGGTTGGGCGATCGTCCGAGAATGAGCTGGTGACGTTGTTCGCCACCTTTCCCGAGGATCAGCCGCGAATCAGGGTGGCGTTTTACAACATCATCGGGAAGCTGATCGAGACGAACGGGACCACCTCCGTCACCAAAGGGGAATACACCTTCACGTTCCGCACCACGGGCCTGCCGAACGGGCCCTATCTGGTGGTGCTGGAAGCCGGCGACCAGCGAATCACCAAGAAGGTGCTGATTGCGCGCTAA
- the rpiB gene encoding ribose 5-phosphate isomerase B, which translates to MNRTIALGADHAGVNYKQEIAALLQQQGDTVLDFGTNSTESTDYPDHAAAAANAVASGQADCAILVCGSGIGVSIVANKVAGIRAANCLTAEMAQLARQHNDANVLTIGQRLVDWDTAQQIVDAFLSTPASDNERHRNRVEKIHRLTGC; encoded by the coding sequence ATGAACCGCACAATCGCTCTTGGTGCCGACCATGCCGGGGTCAATTACAAGCAGGAAATTGCGGCGTTGCTGCAACAGCAAGGGGATACGGTGCTTGATTTTGGAACCAACAGCACCGAGTCCACCGACTACCCCGACCACGCCGCCGCCGCCGCCAACGCCGTCGCAAGCGGCCAAGCCGATTGCGCCATTCTGGTGTGCGGCTCCGGCATTGGCGTAAGCATTGTGGCCAACAAAGTGGCGGGGATCCGCGCGGCCAACTGCCTAACCGCCGAAATGGCGCAGCTTGCCCGCCAGCACAACGATGCCAACGTCCTCACCATCGGCCAGCGGCTGGTTGATTGGGACACCGCCCAGCAGATTGTTGATGCGTTCCTTTCCACCCCCGCTTCCGATAACGAACGCCACCGCAACCGCGTGGAAAAAATCCACCGATTGACCGGGTGCTAA
- a CDS encoding serine hydroxymethyltransferase encodes MNSTLRNQDPELFAALTGELYRQNDKIELIASENFVSPAVLQAQGSVLTNKYAEGYPGKRYYGGCEWVDVAESLAQARARALFGAEYANVQPHSGSSANMATYFSFLNHGDTVLGMNLSHGGHLTHGSPVNFSGKFYNFVAYGVDPATGLIDYDAVRDAARQHKPKMITVGASAYSRNINYAAFGEIAREVGAFLMADIAHPAGLIAKGLLDSPIEHCHVVTSTTHKTLRGPRGGVILMGKDFENPFGIVAPKSGRTKMMSEIIDSWVMPGIQGGPLMHVIAAKAVAFGECLRDDFRTYAQQVIANAAALAQSLMNRGYNVVSNGTDNHLMLIDLRNKGLTGKAAENALDHAGITCNKNAVPFDDKSPLITSGIRLGAPAMTTRGMKEAQMEQIAEFIDRVLSNITNTELQATVNGEVQEFCAAFPLYPDALADAGARPALPEELAA; translated from the coding sequence ATGAACTCAACGCTTCGCAACCAAGACCCCGAATTGTTCGCTGCGCTAACCGGAGAACTGTACCGGCAGAACGACAAAATTGAGCTGATTGCCAGCGAGAATTTTGTTAGCCCGGCGGTGCTGCAGGCGCAAGGTTCCGTGCTGACGAACAAGTACGCCGAAGGCTACCCAGGCAAGCGGTACTACGGCGGATGCGAATGGGTTGATGTTGCCGAATCGCTGGCCCAAGCGCGTGCCCGCGCACTGTTCGGCGCGGAGTATGCCAACGTGCAACCTCACTCCGGTTCGTCGGCAAACATGGCCACCTATTTTTCATTTCTGAACCACGGCGACACGGTTCTTGGGATGAACCTTTCGCACGGCGGCCACCTGACCCACGGCTCGCCGGTGAACTTCTCCGGCAAGTTCTACAACTTCGTGGCCTACGGCGTGGACCCGGCAACGGGGCTGATTGATTACGATGCTGTGCGCGACGCAGCCCGCCAACATAAGCCGAAGATGATCACCGTTGGCGCGTCGGCCTACAGCCGGAACATCAACTACGCGGCGTTTGGCGAGATTGCCCGCGAGGTTGGCGCGTTCCTGATGGCCGACATTGCCCACCCCGCTGGGCTGATTGCCAAAGGGCTGCTGGACTCCCCGATTGAGCATTGCCACGTTGTCACCAGCACCACCCACAAAACGCTGCGGGGCCCGCGGGGCGGGGTGATTCTGATGGGGAAAGATTTTGAAAATCCGTTCGGCATTGTCGCGCCAAAATCGGGGCGGACGAAGATGATGTCGGAAATTATTGACAGCTGGGTGATGCCCGGAATCCAGGGCGGCCCGCTGATGCACGTGATTGCCGCAAAAGCCGTTGCCTTTGGCGAATGCCTGCGCGACGACTTCCGCACCTACGCCCAACAGGTGATTGCCAACGCCGCCGCACTGGCGCAATCGCTGATGAACCGGGGCTACAACGTCGTCTCGAACGGCACCGACAACCACTTGATGCTGATTGACTTGCGGAACAAAGGGCTTACCGGAAAAGCTGCCGAGAACGCCCTGGACCACGCCGGAATCACCTGCAACAAGAACGCCGTCCCGTTCGACGACAAGTCGCCGCTGATTACCTCCGGAATCCGGTTGGGCGCGCCGGCAATGACCACACGCGGAATGAAAGAAGCGCAGATGGAGCAGATTGCCGAGTTTATTGACCGTGTGCTAAGCAACATCACCAACACCGAGCTTCAAGCCACGGTGAATGGTGAGGTCCAGGAGTTCTGCGCCGCCTTCCCCCTTTATCCCGATGCACTTGCGGACGCCGGAGCGCGTCCTGCTTTGCCGGAAGAGCTTGCGGCCTAA
- the tatC gene encoding twin-arginine translocase subunit TatC, translating into MDPQSIPPDNQKPIQLEADAAAQTAFRESLPPAEWDPSAVPQSAQPQQSLQNGSGEEVRHEMGFFDHLEELRGRIFKAVIALVVMSALCGIFLDFLMSDVLLAPATRLGIKLQNLEVMGQFTLAIQVSVFSGLILSIPFILWQLWGFIRPGLYPKEQRYVGWITVATVFCFLLGVSFAYFIMVPTSLGFTSTIKWGNIENQFAVSSYFSFVLGFCLACGAVFEMPMLSYALSRFGIINPGMLRKYRRHGVVVILILAAIITPTPDPINQMLLAVPLYALYEISILVSKTAKRQRDEAAQLEQTESPQP; encoded by the coding sequence ATGGATCCACAGAGCATCCCCCCCGACAATCAGAAGCCGATCCAATTGGAGGCCGATGCCGCCGCGCAGACCGCGTTTCGGGAATCGCTGCCGCCGGCGGAGTGGGATCCATCCGCCGTCCCCCAGTCAGCGCAGCCGCAGCAATCGCTGCAGAATGGCAGCGGCGAAGAAGTTCGCCACGAAATGGGGTTCTTCGACCATTTGGAAGAACTGCGTGGCCGTATTTTCAAAGCCGTGATTGCCCTTGTGGTGATGTCCGCCCTGTGCGGGATTTTTCTTGACTTCCTGATGAGCGATGTTCTGCTTGCACCCGCCACCCGGCTTGGGATCAAGCTGCAGAACCTTGAGGTGATGGGCCAATTCACCCTTGCCATTCAAGTAAGCGTTTTCAGCGGGCTGATCCTTTCCATCCCCTTTATCCTGTGGCAACTGTGGGGGTTCATCCGCCCCGGGCTGTATCCAAAGGAGCAACGGTATGTGGGATGGATTACCGTGGCAACGGTCTTCTGCTTCTTGCTGGGGGTTTCGTTTGCGTATTTCATCATGGTTCCAACATCGCTTGGGTTCACCAGCACCATCAAATGGGGGAACATCGAGAATCAGTTTGCTGTTAGCTCCTACTTCAGTTTTGTGCTCGGTTTTTGCCTTGCCTGCGGTGCTGTGTTCGAGATGCCGATGCTGAGCTACGCCCTCTCTCGATTCGGCATCATCAACCCGGGAATGCTGCGGAAATACCGGCGGCATGGGGTTGTGGTGATCCTTATTCTGGCGGCCATTATCACCCCCACGCCGGACCCGATCAACCAGATGCTGCTTGCCGTTCCGCTCTATGCCTTGTACGAGATCAGCATCCTTGTTTCCAAAACAGCCAAGCGGCAGCGCGACGAGGCCGCACAGCTTGAACAAACCGAATCCCCCCAACCCTGA
- a CDS encoding polyprenyl synthetase family protein yields the protein MDLSTISRPIEPHLKEFRKFFRESMNSKMLLLDTVVRYILRQKGKQVRPILVLLSAEVAGGTTRRAYVGATMVELLHTATLVHDDVVDEADERRGFPSINAVWKNKVAVLVGDYLLSRGLLVAVENKEYEFLGVTSEAVRRMSEGELLQIQKSRKLDIKEEEYFKIISDKTASLISTCCELGARSATDDPAAHHALRTYGEMVGIAFQIRDDIFDYVSTDAAIGKPTGNDLKEKKLTLPLIYSMNNAPRKEAKKILSLIKNGEESRARTETVRQFVTQYGGLVYAERTAVEYCERARASIANFRDSEAKRSLLAFVEFALTRSA from the coding sequence ATGGACCTTTCTACAATTTCACGCCCAATAGAACCCCACTTAAAGGAGTTTCGCAAGTTCTTCCGCGAGTCAATGAACAGCAAGATGCTGTTGCTTGACACGGTGGTTCGCTACATCCTGCGGCAGAAAGGGAAACAGGTCCGCCCGATCCTGGTGCTCCTTTCGGCCGAGGTCGCCGGAGGGACCACCCGCAGGGCCTACGTGGGGGCCACGATGGTGGAGCTTCTTCACACCGCCACCCTGGTCCACGATGACGTTGTGGACGAGGCCGACGAACGCCGCGGTTTCCCCAGCATCAACGCCGTCTGGAAAAACAAAGTGGCGGTGCTGGTTGGCGATTACTTGCTGTCGCGAGGGCTGCTGGTGGCGGTGGAAAACAAGGAGTATGAGTTCTTGGGGGTCACCAGCGAAGCGGTTCGCCGCATGAGCGAAGGTGAGTTGCTGCAAATCCAAAAATCGCGGAAGCTGGACATCAAGGAGGAGGAGTATTTCAAGATCATCAGCGATAAAACCGCATCGCTTATCAGCACCTGCTGCGAGCTTGGCGCACGAAGCGCCACCGACGACCCCGCCGCCCACCACGCGCTTCGCACCTACGGCGAGATGGTGGGCATTGCCTTCCAGATTCGGGACGACATCTTCGACTACGTCAGCACCGATGCCGCCATTGGCAAGCCAACCGGCAACGATCTTAAGGAGAAAAAACTCACCTTACCGCTGATCTACTCGATGAACAACGCCCCGCGGAAGGAGGCAAAAAAAATCTTGAGTTTGATAAAAAACGGAGAAGAATCGCGGGCGCGAACCGAAACGGTGCGCCAGTTCGTGACGCAGTACGGCGGACTTGTCTATGCCGAACGAACAGCGGTTGAGTACTGCGAACGCGCGCGCGCCAGCATCGCCA